The Hevea brasiliensis isolate MT/VB/25A 57/8 unplaced genomic scaffold, ASM3005281v1 Scaf47, whole genome shotgun sequence genome has a segment encoding these proteins:
- the LOC131177428 gene encoding NADH dehydrogenase [ubiquinone] iron-sulfur protein 3, producing the protein MDNQSIFKYSWETLPKKWVKKMERSEHGNRSDTNSDYLFQLLCFLKLHTYTRVQVSIDICGVDHPSRKRRFEVVYNLLSTRYNSRIRVQTSADEVTRISPVVSLFPSAGRWEREVWDMFGVSSINHPDLRRISTDYGFEGHPLRKDLPLSGYVEVRYDDPEKRVVSEPIEMTQEFRYFDFASPWEQRSDR; encoded by the coding sequence ATGGATAACCAATCCATTTTCAAATATAGTTGGGAAACTCTCCCCAAGAAATGGGTAAAAAAAATGGAAAGATCGGAACATGGGAATAGATCTGATACCAATTCGGATTACCTATTTCAATTGTTGTGCTTTCTTAAATTGCATACCTATACAAGGGTTCAAGTTTCGATCGATATTTGCGGAGTTGATCATCCCTCTCGAAAACGAAGATTTGAAGTGGTCTATAATTTACTGAGTACTCGGTATAACTCACGCATTCGTGTACAAACCAGTGCAGACGAAGTAACACGAATATCTCCGGTAGTCAGTCTATTTCCATCAGCCGGCCGGTGGGAGCGAGAAGTTTGGGATATGTTTGGTGTTTCTTCCATCAATCATCCGGATCTACGCCGTATATCAACAGATTATGGTTTCGAGGGTCATCCATTACGAAAAGACCTTCCTCTGAGTGGATATGTGGAAGTACGCTATGATGATCCAGAGAAACGTGTAGTTTCTGAACCCATTGAGATGACCCAAGAATTTCGCTATTTCGATTTTGCTAGTCCTTGGGAACAGCGTAGCGACAGATAA